The Zestosphaera sp. genome has a window encoding:
- the fen gene encoding flap endonuclease-1: protein MGVNLRELVEETSAVRIINDLRELRGKVVAIDAYNALYQFLAAIRQPDGTPLMDTKGRVTSHLSGLFYRTINLVESGLKPVYVFDGKPPELKAKEIAERLAIKEEFAKKYEAAIAEGRIEEARKYAQATGRLTSDMVEDSKRLLTAMGIPYVNAPSEGEAQAAYMARKGHVWASVSQDYDSLLFDTPRLLRNLTISGKRKLPGKEVYVEIKPELIELDTLLKQLGINREQLIDIAIFLGTDFNPEGVKGVGPKTALKLIKTYGSFEKAAKALPNIKIDFNYEEIRKIFLNPPVTDSYTIKWDEPNLELINKILVEEHDFSEERVSGAVERLKKAYREFLKAQVKGLEAWFKK, encoded by the coding sequence GTGGGTGTTAATTTAAGAGAGTTAGTGGAGGAGACTTCCGCAGTTAGAATCATTAACGACTTAAGAGAGTTGAGAGGTAAGGTCGTGGCTATTGATGCTTACAACGCTCTCTACCAATTCTTAGCAGCGATAAGACAACCCGACGGAACTCCGTTAATGGATACTAAAGGACGCGTAACAAGCCACTTAAGCGGGCTTTTCTACAGAACAATCAATCTTGTGGAGTCAGGTCTTAAGCCGGTATACGTATTTGATGGTAAGCCGCCTGAGTTGAAAGCTAAGGAGATCGCGGAAAGACTCGCGATAAAAGAAGAGTTTGCCAAGAAGTATGAGGCCGCCATAGCAGAGGGCAGGATTGAAGAAGCGCGTAAGTACGCGCAAGCTACTGGGAGACTAACTTCAGACATGGTTGAAGACTCTAAAAGGTTGTTAACAGCTATGGGCATACCGTACGTTAACGCGCCCTCAGAAGGTGAGGCGCAGGCCGCTTATATGGCTAGGAAAGGTCACGTATGGGCGTCAGTTTCCCAAGACTATGACTCACTATTATTTGATACGCCTAGACTCTTAAGAAACTTAACAATTAGCGGTAAACGCAAGTTGCCAGGTAAAGAAGTATATGTTGAAATAAAGCCTGAACTCATAGAACTAGACACCCTACTCAAACAACTAGGGATAAATAGAGAACAGTTGATAGATATAGCTATATTCCTCGGAACAGACTTCAACCCCGAGGGAGTAAAGGGTGTGGGACCTAAAACCGCGCTCAAACTAATAAAAACGTACGGGAGCTTTGAGAAAGCAGCTAAGGCACTCCCAAACATCAAGATAGATTTCAACTACGAAGAAATCAGAAAGATATTTCTAAACCCGCCAGTAACAGATTCATACACGATTAAATGGGACGAGCCTAACCTTGAGCTAATAAACAAGATTTTAGTAGAGGAACATGACTTCTCAGAAGAAAGAGTTAGTGGAGCAGTAGAGAGGTTAAAAAAAGCTTACAGAGAGTTCCTCAAAGCCCAGGTTAAGGGGCTTGAAGCCTGGTTCAAGAAATAA
- the leuS gene encoding leucine--tRNA ligase — protein sequence MITGTASLEDFVAYLVDIARKWSRIWEEERVYEADPKEGLPKYFLTAAFMYPNGPAHVGHARTYLIPDILARFFRGLGYNVLFPMGFHYTGTPILALAEGLATGDPQYVSNVAKVFQVESEELMKLKDPVDVARFFHEISKKAMKLYGLSIDWRREFTTIDPEFKAFIRWQFKKLLDSGYLTRGSHPVGWCPRHNMPVGMHDTKDDVEPEIDEVYLIKFAGLDGLNYVVATLRPETVLGVTNIWVNPNVKYCIASVETSRGTDTWVLSCEAAKKLGFQRNVEIVREVSGEDLIGRKAVNPVTGRVIQVIEASFVDPKFGTGVVMSVPAHAPYDYVALRDYVLNKKSGSWEGLEPIPLIKVEGYSDIPAKDAVERLDIKSQEEHILLDNATKEVYRVELESGVMRSDLANLIEQEVIKGARDFILNEISGVPVKEAREKIKNFLLSNGFGDLMYDVMNAPVYCRCGTEIVVKIVKDQWFINYGDTGWKKLALEALSKIRLVPEEARTQFVNTIYWLREKACTRSRGLGTELPWAPGWIIESLSDSTIYMAFYTVIHKIREYGVPPEKLTYEFWDYVMLGSGEPDKIGVDRKVLEDLRREFLYWYPLDSRHSGKDLIPNHLTFFIFNHVAIFPESLWPRQIVANGWVLIQGEKMAKSRGNIFPLHWLVSTYSPDVVRLAIASGAEVESDLNLDIEVLDSTKAKLRSIHDLITSFSNVSDLSDVIGLPEKWLLSRFARNVLGAYEDLSKVRVRAACLKIFYNIHQDILRYLKMVEKPSRVLRDLLVMWLKVMHPVTPFITEELWHEMGMSRLLATERLPLKEELERMIDESVELGYLFLERFIDDLKNLSKIVKGNEAVVYVSTEYEYKHLIECVRILRGGGRIGDVIKYLVTSGFADQKQAPKVAKTLVDLVMSLPPELLEAIARVGFVDEYEILLKFRKFIEGETGIRLREVYKASDVEAPDYGGKKRNALPFRPSIMLVNSAQG from the coding sequence ATGATCACGGGTACCGCGAGTCTTGAAGACTTTGTAGCATACCTCGTTGATATAGCTCGTAAATGGTCTAGAATTTGGGAAGAGGAGAGAGTTTATGAGGCAGACCCGAAGGAAGGTCTGCCGAAGTACTTCTTAACAGCTGCTTTCATGTACCCTAACGGGCCGGCACACGTAGGTCATGCTAGGACATACTTGATCCCTGATATACTAGCCAGGTTTTTCAGGGGTTTAGGATATAATGTGCTATTCCCTATGGGCTTCCACTATACTGGAACTCCTATACTAGCTCTTGCTGAAGGTCTAGCTACTGGAGATCCGCAATACGTGAGTAATGTAGCTAAGGTGTTTCAAGTTGAGAGTGAGGAACTCATGAAGCTTAAAGACCCTGTTGACGTGGCCAGGTTCTTCCACGAAATATCTAAGAAGGCTATGAAGCTCTACGGACTATCTATTGATTGGAGGAGAGAATTCACAACTATAGACCCAGAGTTTAAGGCTTTTATTAGGTGGCAGTTCAAGAAGCTCCTAGATTCAGGCTACTTAACTAGGGGTTCACACCCTGTTGGTTGGTGTCCTAGGCATAACATGCCTGTAGGAATGCACGACACCAAAGATGATGTAGAGCCTGAGATAGATGAGGTCTACTTGATAAAGTTCGCCGGTCTCGACGGGTTGAACTACGTCGTAGCTACTTTAAGGCCTGAGACTGTCTTGGGAGTAACTAACATATGGGTTAACCCGAACGTGAAATACTGTATTGCTAGTGTTGAGACAAGCCGAGGTACTGATACTTGGGTTCTCTCGTGCGAGGCTGCTAAGAAGTTAGGTTTTCAGAGGAACGTGGAGATAGTTCGTGAGGTAAGTGGTGAGGACCTCATAGGTAGGAAAGCAGTAAATCCGGTTACCGGACGCGTGATTCAAGTTATTGAAGCCTCTTTCGTTGACCCCAAATTTGGAACTGGTGTAGTGATGAGCGTGCCAGCACACGCACCTTACGATTATGTTGCTTTGCGTGATTACGTACTCAACAAGAAGAGTGGCTCTTGGGAGGGGCTAGAGCCCATACCCCTCATAAAAGTTGAGGGGTATAGTGATATCCCGGCTAAAGACGCTGTTGAGAGGCTAGACATTAAGTCACAGGAAGAGCATATCTTACTAGATAACGCTACTAAAGAAGTCTATAGAGTGGAGCTAGAGTCGGGTGTTATGCGTTCAGACCTAGCTAACCTGATTGAGCAGGAAGTCATTAAGGGGGCTCGAGACTTCATATTGAATGAGATTTCCGGTGTTCCGGTTAAGGAGGCGCGAGAGAAGATCAAGAACTTCTTATTAAGTAATGGGTTCGGAGACCTAATGTATGACGTGATGAACGCGCCTGTATACTGTAGGTGTGGTACGGAGATAGTAGTTAAGATAGTTAAGGATCAGTGGTTTATTAATTACGGTGATACAGGCTGGAAGAAGCTGGCACTCGAAGCGTTGTCTAAGATTAGGTTAGTGCCTGAAGAAGCGAGGACCCAGTTCGTGAACACTATTTATTGGTTGAGAGAGAAGGCGTGTACTAGGAGTAGAGGTTTAGGGACTGAGTTGCCGTGGGCTCCTGGCTGGATTATTGAGTCTTTAAGTGACTCCACGATATACATGGCTTTCTACACGGTCATACATAAAATAAGAGAGTATGGTGTGCCGCCTGAGAAGCTAACTTACGAATTCTGGGACTACGTGATGCTGGGCTCTGGGGAGCCGGACAAGATAGGTGTTGACCGGAAAGTTTTAGAAGATTTAAGGAGGGAGTTCCTTTACTGGTATCCTCTTGATTCACGACATAGTGGTAAAGACTTGATACCTAATCACTTAACGTTCTTCATATTTAATCACGTAGCTATATTCCCGGAAAGTCTGTGGCCTAGGCAAATAGTTGCTAATGGTTGGGTACTCATACAAGGAGAGAAGATGGCTAAGTCTAGAGGCAATATCTTCCCGTTGCACTGGCTAGTTTCCACGTACTCGCCTGACGTTGTGAGACTCGCTATAGCGTCGGGAGCCGAGGTAGAGAGCGATCTAAATCTTGATATAGAAGTACTTGACTCTACTAAGGCGAAACTCAGGTCTATACATGACTTAATAACTTCCTTCTCTAACGTTAGTGACTTGAGCGACGTAATAGGTCTTCCTGAGAAATGGCTTCTCTCTAGGTTTGCCAGGAATGTGTTGGGGGCGTATGAAGACTTATCTAAAGTTAGGGTGAGAGCAGCATGCTTAAAGATCTTCTACAACATACACCAAGATATTCTCAGGTATCTGAAAATGGTTGAGAAACCGTCGAGAGTCTTGAGAGACTTGCTGGTCATGTGGCTTAAAGTGATGCATCCCGTGACTCCATTCATTACTGAAGAGTTGTGGCATGAGATGGGGATGAGCAGACTACTAGCTACTGAGAGACTGCCTTTGAAAGAAGAGTTGGAGAGAATGATTGACGAGTCTGTAGAACTAGGTTACTTATTCTTAGAGAGATTTATTGATGACTTAAAGAACTTGTCTAAGATAGTGAAAGGTAATGAGGCAGTAGTATACGTGTCTACAGAGTATGAGTACAAACACTTAATTGAGTGTGTCAGGATACTGCGAGGCGGCGGCAGAATAGGTGACGTAATAAAATACCTGGTAACTAGCGGGTTTGCCGACCAGAAGCAAGCGCCTAAGGTAGCTAAGACACTAGTAGATTTAGTTATGTCATTACCTCCAGAGTTGCTGGAAGCTATCGCTAGAGTAGGTTTCGTAGACGAGTATGAGATCCTCCTTAAGTTCAGGAAATTCATAGAAGGAGAGACTGGAATTAGACTCAGAGAAGTCTATAAAGCGAGTGACGTGGAAGCACCTGACTACGGCGGCAAAAAGAGGAACGCGTTGCCTTTCAGGCCGAGCATCATGCTCGTGAATTCTGCTCAAGGCTAA
- a CDS encoding ABC transporter ATP-binding protein yields the protein MRDVSVRNLSVTYSSKVALKSVNADFPAGSLSILIGRNGSGKTTLLKAIAGLVNYSGKVFIGGEVADDSPPSLRRVSYVPQNNALIPSLKVWWNIALGLVDRERDPQIIKEKIEEVAKLLDIQHLLNKYPGELSGGEARRVAIARALVVDSDVVLMDEPELSVDIQTWQIIRNNILKVRKSDKTIIVSTHNFEDLLPYADVVCLLHEGNALFVGRPANLRTENMPLDVRAWLGSVIEADDVECDEGDFCVALFNGYRIYAGSYRKSFRSSPRILILPKYITVDQDGVLKGKVVRKIKHDTGRSTVLVSINGYELVTTTHEVLSEGAVVGLKIEKAILLG from the coding sequence ATGAGAGACGTTTCCGTTAGGAACTTAAGTGTTACTTACTCAAGTAAAGTAGCGTTGAAGAGTGTTAATGCGGACTTCCCTGCAGGGAGTCTCTCCATACTAATAGGACGCAACGGCAGCGGAAAAACTACGCTACTAAAAGCGATAGCCGGCTTAGTCAACTACAGCGGTAAAGTGTTCATTGGAGGAGAGGTCGCGGATGACAGTCCTCCAAGCCTTAGGAGAGTCTCGTATGTACCTCAAAACAACGCGTTAATACCTAGTCTGAAAGTCTGGTGGAACATAGCTCTAGGGCTTGTTGACCGTGAGCGCGACCCTCAGATTATCAAGGAAAAAATTGAAGAAGTTGCTAAATTACTAGACATACAACACCTCCTTAATAAGTATCCTGGGGAATTAAGTGGTGGTGAGGCCAGGAGAGTCGCTATAGCTAGAGCTCTCGTCGTTGATAGCGATGTCGTGTTAATGGACGAGCCTGAGTTGAGCGTGGATATTCAGACATGGCAGATAATCCGTAACAACATATTGAAGGTAAGGAAGAGTGATAAGACTATCATCGTCTCTACTCATAATTTTGAGGATTTATTACCTTACGCTGACGTCGTTTGTCTTCTCCACGAAGGTAATGCGTTATTTGTGGGACGTCCGGCAAACCTGAGAACTGAAAACATGCCTTTAGATGTCAGGGCTTGGTTAGGGTCTGTGATCGAGGCAGATGATGTGGAGTGTGATGAAGGAGATTTCTGCGTAGCTCTGTTTAACGGGTACAGGATTTACGCAGGCTCGTATAGGAAGAGTTTTAGAAGCTCTCCAAGGATTCTCATACTACCTAAGTATATTACGGTCGATCAAGACGGGGTGCTTAAAGGTAAGGTAGTTAGGAAGATTAAGCATGATACAGGACGTTCGACAGTTTTAGTTAGTATTAATGGATACGAGCTCGTAACCACAACACATGAAGTTTTGTCAGAGGGTGCTGTAGTAGGCTTAAAGATCGAGAAGGCGATACTACTGGGCTGA
- a CDS encoding ABC transporter substrate-binding protein: MARSETRLIVISSLVLAVLLLIYWSMFLVSPVASAENVSLGIEFNAHATPAWIALHADLFKKHELNITKLFKFRTGADLAAAIARREIDAGWACLGPILNLIDQGVDVKIVMKVHDYGYALVVNPNKVSSIEDLNNITVYSTGLANPTNLLLLRIQDVYGVRFNIKPVGDPQTLLSMLISGQIDAASLPEHYASVAEASGAKVLLRAQDVWPSMPGSYIIVRGDILKNKPEVVKKLLEVTREALVILESNKELAIQASSTELGISREVALKSISSLEWIMEIDVREIQEYIDFMYKHGLLKNRLNATEIVVRSVGQ; encoded by the coding sequence ATGGCGCGGTCTGAAACTAGGTTAATAGTAATTAGTAGTTTAGTTTTAGCCGTGTTATTATTAATTTACTGGTCTATGTTCCTAGTCAGTCCTGTAGCCAGTGCTGAGAATGTTAGTCTCGGTATAGAGTTTAACGCGCATGCTACGCCTGCTTGGATAGCATTACATGCTGATCTTTTCAAGAAACACGAGCTCAATATTACCAAACTTTTTAAGTTTAGGACAGGAGCTGATTTAGCTGCAGCAATAGCTAGAAGAGAAATTGATGCTGGGTGGGCTTGCTTAGGACCTATACTTAACTTAATAGACCAGGGTGTTGACGTTAAGATAGTTATGAAAGTTCACGATTACGGTTACGCGCTAGTAGTTAACCCTAATAAGGTGTCAAGCATTGAAGACTTAAACAACATTACTGTTTACTCGACGGGGCTTGCTAACCCAACAAATCTACTCCTCCTAAGAATTCAGGACGTTTACGGTGTTAGATTCAACATAAAGCCTGTTGGTGATCCGCAGACGTTGCTGTCTATGCTGATTAGTGGACAGATTGATGCGGCTTCACTACCAGAACATTACGCGAGTGTTGCCGAAGCTAGCGGTGCTAAGGTCTTGTTAAGAGCTCAAGATGTGTGGCCTAGTATGCCAGGTAGCTACATCATAGTTCGCGGCGATATACTGAAGAATAAGCCTGAGGTAGTTAAGAAGCTCTTAGAAGTGACTAGAGAAGCTCTCGTAATACTTGAGAGTAATAAAGAGTTAGCGATACAGGCAAGCTCTACAGAGCTCGGCATAAGTAGGGAAGTAGCCTTAAAATCCATCAGTAGTCTTGAGTGGATTATGGAGATCGATGTGCGTGAAATCCAGGAATACATAGATTTCATGTATAAGCATGGGCTGCTGAAGAACAGACTTAACGCGACAGAAATAGTAGTTCGTAGTGTGGGTCAGTAA
- a CDS encoding amino acid carrier protein, with translation MLDLKSVLEFIAYGVVWNPLLPVIFLLAGLYLTVGMRFFQFRKFGTILRNTLWSIAEARRGKGSGIVSQFAAWTTATGATIGMGNIAGVSSAVALGGPGAVFWMWIAALFGMGTKFAEVVLGVKYREVLPDRRAYGGPPYYMEKGLGKEMRLPGWVWKPLATLFTLTFCSTAVISMSNYTIMEGAMTSFQLSSEASVMVGLIYALLTTAICVGFIPRVSRMAELLMPLMVMMYVGGCLGILVKYIHDVPNAFIQIFTYAFTPAATIGGFAGAAVTKAIQVGVARSVYSNEAGWGSAPHIHAAARVDHPVKQGMWGIMEVFLDTIVVCSMTALVVIATGVWQAGEGGVGAVLQAFELVYGPVAPVILYLTLFLFVLSTSTGWYTYYEVEMRYWLRSRPKLMNAIIRFFQIGSPFIVWGVGATALLYGTVPAVFWILGDITAGLPVYVNLVALLILSPIIFKEVRDFESRFSIS, from the coding sequence ATGCTGGATCTTAAGAGCGTACTCGAGTTTATAGCATATGGGGTTGTGTGGAATCCGCTGTTGCCGGTCATCTTCCTGCTAGCGGGACTTTACCTAACCGTTGGCATGCGGTTCTTCCAGTTCAGAAAATTTGGTACTATACTTAGAAACACGTTATGGAGTATAGCGGAAGCGCGTAGGGGAAAAGGATCCGGGATAGTGTCTCAGTTTGCTGCCTGGACTACGGCGACAGGAGCTACGATAGGAATGGGAAACATAGCCGGAGTCTCCAGCGCAGTAGCGTTAGGAGGCCCTGGTGCAGTATTCTGGATGTGGATAGCAGCGCTCTTCGGCATGGGCACAAAATTTGCTGAAGTAGTTCTCGGCGTTAAGTATAGAGAGGTTTTACCTGATAGGAGAGCGTATGGCGGTCCCCCATACTACATGGAGAAAGGACTGGGTAAGGAGATGCGGTTGCCTGGCTGGGTTTGGAAACCTCTCGCAACTTTATTCACTCTCACCTTCTGTTCGACTGCTGTAATATCAATGAGCAATTACACAATCATGGAGGGAGCGATGACGAGCTTCCAGCTATCTAGTGAGGCTTCAGTCATGGTGGGCCTGATCTACGCTTTATTAACTACTGCTATATGTGTAGGTTTCATACCCAGAGTTTCTAGAATGGCTGAGCTACTCATGCCGCTGATGGTCATGATGTACGTTGGCGGATGTCTGGGAATTCTAGTTAAATACATACACGATGTACCTAACGCATTCATTCAAATATTCACCTATGCATTTACGCCGGCGGCTACCATAGGGGGTTTCGCCGGAGCCGCTGTGACTAAGGCTATTCAAGTAGGTGTTGCCAGAAGTGTCTACAGTAATGAGGCTGGATGGGGAAGCGCTCCACATATCCATGCCGCCGCTAGGGTAGATCATCCTGTTAAGCAGGGTATGTGGGGGATTATGGAGGTCTTCCTTGACACGATAGTAGTGTGTTCGATGACAGCTCTTGTAGTCATTGCGACCGGAGTCTGGCAGGCAGGTGAAGGTGGTGTGGGAGCAGTGCTCCAGGCTTTTGAATTGGTCTATGGTCCAGTGGCGCCAGTAATACTATACTTGACGTTGTTCCTATTCGTTTTGTCAACAAGCACCGGCTGGTATACTTACTATGAGGTCGAGATGAGATACTGGCTCAGAAGCAGACCAAAACTCATGAACGCTATTATAAGATTCTTCCAGATCGGGTCTCCGTTCATCGTGTGGGGCGTAGGCGCTACAGCGCTACTCTACGGGACAGTGCCGGCAGTGTTCTGGATTCTGGGCGACATTACAGCAGGTCTTCCCGTATACGTAAACTTAGTAGCGTTACTGATACTGTCGCCCATCATATTTAAGGAGGTCAGGGATTTCGAGTCTAGATTCAGTATATCGTGA
- a CDS encoding ABC transporter permease subunit, giving the protein MNLKNAVSIFVFFLIWEFTARYLVSAPKTIFPPFTYVLWNFTDKSFLYTLLSNYSQTFFRSLLGFTVGLFLGLLTGLAISIKRSVSDYVSPIATLMFSVPSVAWVPILIVLVGIDEFRLPLVASFMCSYPPILYGVINTLRTFDRDQLDITAVYCLRHRTRYELVILPQLILRILPSIKTEAVMVWKTVFVAEMLVLPNGIGYLALIYASTLNMDKLIAVVLVLSLTLISIDVLLDWLEKNFYRVVNSIYERRFR; this is encoded by the coding sequence ATGAATTTAAAGAATGCTGTCTCAATATTCGTATTTTTCTTGATTTGGGAATTTACTGCTAGATACTTGGTTTCAGCACCTAAAACTATATTCCCTCCATTCACTTACGTTCTCTGGAACTTCACGGATAAGTCTTTCTTATACACGTTACTGAGTAACTACTCTCAAACTTTCTTCAGATCTTTGCTAGGATTTACTGTAGGTCTTTTTTTAGGTCTTCTCACAGGTCTAGCTATCTCGATTAAGCGTTCCGTGAGTGATTACGTAAGTCCTATAGCGACCTTAATGTTTTCAGTGCCTTCAGTTGCGTGGGTCCCGATACTGATTGTTTTAGTAGGGATTGACGAGTTTAGATTACCGCTAGTAGCTTCGTTCATGTGTTCATACCCACCAATACTATACGGGGTAATTAACACGCTAAGAACTTTCGATAGAGACCAGCTAGACATCACTGCCGTATACTGTCTAAGGCACAGGACTAGGTATGAGTTAGTTATACTGCCACAGTTAATATTGCGGATACTTCCCTCAATAAAAACAGAGGCCGTCATGGTGTGGAAAACAGTATTCGTGGCTGAAATGCTCGTCTTGCCGAACGGGATAGGTTATCTAGCTCTAATATACGCATCTACTCTAAACATGGATAAACTAATTGCTGTTGTTTTGGTATTGTCATTGACGCTCATCTCGATTGATGTGTTGTTAGATTGGTTAGAAAAGAACTTCTATAGGGTGGTGAACAGTATCTATGAGAGACGTTTCCGTTAG